A part of Caretta caretta isolate rCarCar2 chromosome 1, rCarCar1.hap1, whole genome shotgun sequence genomic DNA contains:
- the RBM11 gene encoding splicing regulator RBM11 isoform X2: MAGPLTNVTICKDKEGKPKSFGFVCFKHTESVPYAIALLNGIRLYGRPIKVQYRFGSSHSPELNSPSQGSENWVDIYSPTYRNQEPYGSPPFPITPFPMNNSLSQEYSVFQKMMSHFLTQQYAVYSPMEQQLPYYQMTPPPSSVLPMPPYMNPVEDFKAGQSSFEWVPPQLSDCESYLANENACKRKREQQTSDSDSSMENDRKKQREHGQKYRKCKVKKKRH; the protein is encoded by the exons GCTGGACCATTAACCAATGTGACAATATGTAAAGACAAAGAAGGAAAACCCAAGTCTTTTGGATTTGTCTGCTTTAAACACACAGAATCAGTGCCTTATGCTATAGCTCTGCTGAATGGAATCCGTTTATATGGAAGACCAATTAAAGTACAGTATCGATTTG gGAGTTCCCACTCACCAGAGTTAAACAGCCCTAGTCAAGGTTCTGAGAACTGGGTTGACATATATTCACCAACATATAG GAATCAAGAGCCTTATGGCAGTCCTCCATTTCCCATTACTCCTTTTCCAATGAACAATAGTTTATCTCAGGAATATTCAGTCTTTCAAAAGATG atgaGCCATTTTTTAACACAGCAGTATGCTGTTTACAGTCCAATGGAACAGCAGCTTCCTTACTATCAGATGACTCCACCACCATCTTCAGTTTTGCCCATGCCACCCTATATGAATCCTGTTGAGGATTTTAAAGCTGGGCAAAGCTCTTTTGAGTGGGTTCCTCCACAGCTGAGCGACTGTGAATCATACCTGGCAAATGAAAATGCttgtaaaagaaaaagagagcagCAAACTAGTGATAGTGACAGTAGCATggaaaatgacagaaaaaaacaaagagaacATGGCCAAAAATACCGGAAGTGTAAAGTCAAGAAAAAAAGGCACTAA